A genomic segment from Methanobrevibacter olleyae encodes:
- a CDS encoding peptidylprolyl isomerase: MKKAIIETEKGDIVLELFPNEAPGTVANFEKLANSGFYDGLTFHRVIPNFVIQGGCPVGNGTGGPGWTIKCETEGNPHKHGTGALSMAHAGKDTGGSQFFITHSPQPHLDGVHTVFGQVIEGMDVVNAIRAEDKMLKVTIQG; encoded by the coding sequence ATGAAAAAAGCAATTATTGAAACTGAAAAAGGAGATATTGTATTAGAATTATTCCCTAATGAAGCTCCTGGAACTGTAGCAAACTTTGAAAAATTAGCTAACAGTGGATTTTATGATGGTTTAACTTTCCACAGAGTAATTCCTAACTTTGTTATCCAAGGTGGATGTCCTGTTGGTAATGGTACCGGTGGACCTGGTTGGACTATTAAATGTGAAACTGAAGGAAACCCTCATAAACATGGAACAGGAGCATTATCTATGGCTCATGCAGGTAAAGATACTGGTGGAAGCCAATTCTTTATTACCCACAGCCCACAACCTCACTTAGATGGTGTTCACACTGTATTTGGACAAGTTATTGAAGGTATGGATGTTGTAAATGCAATCCGTGCTGAAGATAAAATGTTAAAAGTTACTATTCAAGGCTAG
- a CDS encoding MFS transporter: protein MKFDLETIVIAVSFITSFFAIFLSNGIIIGVPAIAQEFAMNNVIQNWVPTIFFLVVAVFTVPAGQISGKFGVKKSLLGGILLYLFASIGAVLSFSTESFLIFRMLQGAGVAFLNVSAMAMVVQAVKPQNRGKALGFTVTGVYLATSLSPVICGFLVHNLGWRSMFYFIIPFLVLCVALMAFKIPGEWKTYEKDKIDTIGSILYGIGILLFIYGFTTLTNSNGIILTIIGLIILVVFGAYELRQKSPVFNMKLFKNKKFTSSNIAALCSYIAVMVVTTILNYHFQYVRGWDAQISGMILIITPIIMAIMAPNAGKLSDKIHPQKLAALGMAIATVALLILTFLNEDTPLYFVILAMILQGIGMGLFSSPNMNAIMSSVPPKDAPTASASQATMRTIGQTMSLGLLTLVFAWIMGSLELAPKYASMIVHSSQIICGISTVACILAIFASLVGVKSKDKFNTERPS from the coding sequence ATGAAATTTGATTTAGAAACAATTGTAATAGCGGTATCATTTATTACATCATTTTTCGCTATATTTTTATCAAACGGAATTATTATAGGAGTTCCAGCTATTGCACAAGAGTTTGCAATGAATAATGTTATTCAAAATTGGGTTCCTACTATATTTTTCCTTGTGGTTGCTGTATTTACAGTTCCTGCAGGACAAATATCTGGTAAATTTGGTGTTAAAAAGTCTTTACTTGGAGGAATACTTCTGTATTTATTTGCTTCAATAGGTGCTGTACTTTCATTTTCAACAGAATCATTTTTAATATTCCGTATGCTTCAAGGTGCAGGTGTAGCATTTTTAAATGTTTCTGCAATGGCTATGGTTGTACAAGCTGTTAAACCTCAAAATAGAGGTAAGGCTTTAGGATTTACTGTAACTGGTGTTTATTTGGCAACATCATTATCTCCTGTAATTTGTGGATTTTTAGTACATAATTTAGGCTGGAGGTCAATGTTTTACTTTATAATTCCATTTTTAGTACTTTGTGTTGCACTTATGGCATTTAAAATACCTGGAGAATGGAAAACCTATGAAAAAGATAAAATCGATACAATAGGTTCTATTTTATATGGAATAGGTATTTTACTCTTTATTTATGGATTTACAACATTAACAAATAGTAATGGTATAATTTTAACTATTATTGGACTAATTATATTAGTTGTATTTGGAGCTTATGAACTTAGACAAAAATCACCTGTATTTAATATGAAATTATTTAAAAATAAGAAATTCACTTCCTCTAATATTGCTGCCTTATGTAGTTATATTGCAGTTATGGTAGTTACAACAATTCTAAATTACCACTTCCAATATGTAAGAGGATGGGATGCTCAAATATCTGGTATGATCTTAATTATCACTCCAATTATTATGGCAATTATGGCTCCCAATGCTGGTAAACTTTCAGATAAGATACATCCTCAAAAACTAGCAGCTTTAGGTATGGCAATTGCAACTGTAGCACTTTTAATACTTACATTCTTAAATGAGGATACTCCACTTTACTTTGTAATTTTAGCTATGATTTTACAAGGTATTGGTATGGGATTATTCTCCTCTCCAAATATGAATGCAATTATGAGTTCCGTTCCGCCAAAAGATGCACCTACAGCATCTGCTTCTCAAGCAACTATGAGAACAATTGGTCAAACTATGAGCTTAGGGCTTCTTACCCTTGTATTTGCTTGGATTATGGGAAGCTTAGAACTTGCACCTAAATATGCAAGTATGATTGTTCATTCATCTCAAATTATTTGTGGAATTTCTACAGTGGCATGTATCCTTGCTATATTTGCTTCTTTAGTAGGTGTAAAATCTAAAGACAAATTTAATACAGAAAGACCTAGCTAA
- a CDS encoding IS1 family transposase, whose amino-acid sequence MARCPICGSEALEEINPNNYKCHECGYTIRNPDDLELVEIENGEL is encoded by the coding sequence ATGGCAAGATGTCCAATATGTGGTTCTGAAGCTCTTGAAGAGATTAACCCAAACAATTATAAGTGTCATGAATGTGGTTATACAATTAGAAACCCAGATGATCTTGAATTAGTAGAAATAGAAAATGGTGAATTATAA
- a CDS encoding MFS transporter yields the protein MKLDLETSVVLVSFITSFFAVFLSAGIVLGVPAIASEFGMNNVIQNWIPTIALLVVAVFTLPAGQISGKYGVKKSLIIGVLIFLFASIAACLSFSTESFLIFRVIQGIGMAFLNVSAMAMVVQAVKPQNRGKALGFTVTGIYLAGSISPVFCGFLVHNLGWRAMFYFVIPFLVLCIALMIWKIPEEWKTYEKDKIDTLGYVFYGVGILLFIYGFTNLINTIGIVCIVIGLVLLIIFGYYEIKVESPGFNMNLFKNMKFTSSNIAALCSYLAIAATTTILNYHFQYVRGWDAQISGLMLITTPIIMAFMAPNAGILSDKIHPQKLAAIGMAIATLTLLILIFLDSNTQIYLIIIAMILQGIGMGLFTTPNTNAIMSSVPPKETPNASAAQSAMRTIGQTMSLGLLTLVFAWIMGSLKLSSQYAGMIVQSSQLVCIICTIICIVAIFASLVGIKSTDEFNIKNAS from the coding sequence ATGAAATTAGACTTAGAAACATCTGTAGTTCTTGTATCATTTATTACATCATTTTTTGCAGTATTTTTATCTGCAGGTATAGTTTTAGGGGTTCCAGCTATTGCAAGTGAATTTGGAATGAACAATGTTATTCAAAATTGGATACCTACTATAGCTTTACTTGTTGTAGCGGTATTTACACTTCCTGCAGGACAAATATCAGGTAAATATGGTGTTAAAAAATCATTAATAATAGGGGTTTTAATATTTTTATTTGCTTCAATTGCTGCTTGCTTATCTTTTTCAACTGAATCATTTTTAATTTTTAGAGTAATACAAGGTATAGGTATGGCATTTTTAAATGTTTCTGCAATGGCTATGGTTGTACAAGCTGTCAAACCTCAAAATAGAGGTAAGGCTTTAGGATTTACAGTTACTGGTATCTATTTAGCAGGTTCCATATCTCCGGTATTTTGTGGATTTTTAGTACATAATTTAGGTTGGAGGGCAATGTTTTACTTTGTAATTCCATTTTTGGTACTTTGTATTGCTCTCATGATTTGGAAAATTCCTGAGGAGTGGAAAACCTATGAAAAAGATAAAATTGACACATTAGGTTATGTTTTTTATGGAGTGGGGATTTTATTATTCATTTATGGATTTACAAATTTAATCAATACCATTGGCATAGTTTGTATAGTAATAGGTCTAGTTCTATTAATTATCTTTGGATATTATGAAATTAAAGTAGAAAGTCCTGGATTTAATATGAATTTATTTAAAAATATGAAGTTCACATCTTCTAATATTGCAGCTTTATGTAGTTATCTTGCAATAGCAGCAACTACTACCATTTTAAATTATCATTTCCAATATGTTAGAGGATGGGATGCTCAAATCTCTGGACTAATGTTAATAACTACTCCTATTATTATGGCATTTATGGCTCCGAATGCAGGAATATTATCTGATAAAATTCATCCTCAAAAACTAGCAGCTATTGGAATGGCTATTGCAACTCTAACACTTTTAATTTTAATTTTCTTAGATTCAAATACTCAGATTTATCTTATAATTATAGCTATGATTTTACAAGGTATTGGTATGGGACTATTTACAACACCTAATACAAATGCTATTATGAGTTCTGTTCCTCCAAAGGAGACTCCAAATGCTTCTGCAGCACAATCTGCTATGAGAACGATTGGTCAAACTATGAGTTTAGGCTTGCTCACCCTTGTATTTGCTTGGATTATGGGTAGTTTAAAACTTTCTTCTCAATATGCTGGTATGATTGTTCAAAGTTCTCAATTAGTTTGTATAATTTGTACAATCATATGTATAGTTGCAATTTTTGCTTCTTTAGTAGGTATAAAATCTACGGATGAATTCAATATAAAAAATGCAAGTTAA